The genomic interval CATGCAGCGGCCACCAGGGAGGCCAGGGAGGATGCGGACACGGCCACTAAAAGGAGGATACGATGCCGATATACGAATACAAATGCGAGAGTTGCGGCGCCATAAACGAATATCTGGTCTTTGGCGACAGCGAGGAGATTGCCTGCAAATCCTGCAACAGCAAATCACTTACAAAACTTATATCAGCACATAACACGGTAGGATCGAGCCAGCAGACAGGAACAATGCCCCACGGCGGTTGCTGCGGATCGCCGAATTCATGCGGGAATCCCGGGAGTTGCTGCTCCGGATGAAAGGCGGCTCATAGCGGAACACCCGTAAGCCGTAAATCGTAAGGCGTGAGTGGGAAAGGAGCAGTGGATAGTATATCGTATATCGAGATTGCAGAAAAACGTTCGGCGTTATTCGTTCGGCGTTCGGCGAGAACAACCGTAATTCGTGAGACGTAAGTGGAAAAGCACAAGGTGCGAGGAGTGAAGCGACGTAGCGACCTCATAGGGTATGAATTATCAATGAGATTGCCGCGCTCCGCTCGCAATGACAAAGTGCACGGCCTATCACCTATTACCCATCACCTTCCATTTTTCACGTTCTATAAGGTTCATCCATTCACGAATTACGATTCACGAATTACGAGGGTCTTTCACCTTTCACCTTTTACCTTTTACCTTTCTATATCCTCTATTCATTATCGACTATTCACCCGGCACGATGTTCATTATGATGGAGATCCGGGTTTATGAAAAAAGATACCAGATCATTCGATGTGGTTTGACAAGGTGGAGAAAGTGTTCAGCGACATTTCTATTGCGCATCTCTTCCTCTCCTTCCTGA from Syntrophorhabdaceae bacterium carries:
- a CDS encoding zinc ribbon domain-containing protein, coding for MPIYEYKCESCGAINEYLVFGDSEEIACKSCNSKSLTKLISAHNTVGSSQQTGTMPHGGCCGSPNSCGNPGSCCSG